From a single Nitrospirota bacterium genomic region:
- a CDS encoding response regulator: MKAFVVDDEQLVRWFLERALKRWGYEVTSVSNINDAMVITGKEDFDFDIVFTDLKMPEGNGSILVDQLCKKSKRPHIVVCSAYITPEMDSDFRSKGVLTLKKPFKLSELEETLKKII, encoded by the coding sequence ATGAAAGCATTTGTGGTTGACGATGAGCAGCTTGTAAGGTGGTTTCTTGAGAGGGCTCTGAAGCGGTGGGGTTATGAAGTGACCTCGGTCTCAAATATTAATGATGCCATGGTTATTACCGGGAAGGAAGACTTTGATTTTGATATAGTCTTTACTGACCTGAAAATGCCCGAAGGCAATGGCTCAATTCTGGTGGATCAACTCTGCAAAAAGAGCAAAAGGCCTCATATTGTAGTCTGTTCTGCCTATATCACGCCTGAGATGGATAGTGATTTCAGAAGCAAGGGTGTCCTTACACTTAAAAAGCCGTTTAAACTCAGTGAACTGGAAGAGACACTGAAGAAGATAATCTGA
- a CDS encoding response regulator, which translates to MKQARILIIDDEKLLRWSLQQNFEKEGCSVITAEKGIEGLKLYKEERPDITLLDIHLPDISGMTVLERIKELDRDAIVVMIVPYGDIQTAVKSVTMGAYDFIEKPFNMDKLNILIKKAFETVVLRKKVSRLRTKLSLQNGFEGFDCIVGRSGSGELEISIPAGGVDIKEFERKLLERALEMTGGDQGRAAGLLNITGDELEYRMQKGGLLE; encoded by the coding sequence TTGAAGCAAGCCAGGATATTGATAATAGATGATGAGAAGCTCCTGAGATGGTCCCTGCAGCAGAACTTCGAAAAGGAGGGATGCTCTGTTATTACTGCAGAAAAGGGGATAGAGGGATTGAAGCTGTATAAGGAGGAACGCCCTGACATTACCCTTCTCGATATCCATCTGCCGGATATCTCCGGAATGACCGTGCTTGAGAGGATAAAGGAGCTTGACAGGGATGCCATTGTCGTGATGATCGTACCCTATGGAGATATTCAGACCGCTGTAAAGTCTGTCACGATGGGGGCCTATGACTTTATTGAAAAACCTTTTAATATGGACAAACTGAATATCCTGATAAAAAAGGCATTTGAGACCGTGGTGCTTCGAAAAAAGGTGAGCCGGTTGAGGACTAAACTGTCCCTGCAGAACGGTTTTGAGGGATTTGACTGCATAGTCGGCCGATCCGGTTCAGGGGAGCTTGAGATAAGTATACCGGCCGGTGGTGTGGATATTAAGGAATTTGAAAGAAAACTGCTTGAGAGGGCTCTTGAGATGACCGGAGGAGACCAGGGCCGGGCTGCAGGGCTTCTGAATATTACGGGAGATGAGTTAGAATATAGAATGCAGAAGGGTGGCCTCCTTGAGTGA
- the ccsB gene encoding c-type cytochrome biogenesis protein CcsB yields the protein MDSSVLFGIATIGYMLSMVAYISYLVFRKRGIGVVATGITVASFVAQTAAFLMRWVEGYEMGLRSFWRPPVSNLYESLIFFVWCLILGYLVIEFKYRNRSFGAFITPVAGLALAFIEMTGMSKEIQPLMPALQSNWLLAHVTMSFIAYAAFGLSFGTALMYLIEKTEERTEPAYIFWTVSLGVLIVLLSAMGLDFIKYHVLATNSEVIKSYLFRATFKSASAAVSLTSWIGSVVIIALVWRYGYLLKRIVAAFSITTDLLDELTYKTIAVGFPIFTLGGLIFGAIWADQAWGVYWSWDPKETWSLITWFVYAFYLHARLMRGWKGRKVAVVAVVGFVTVVFTYLGVNLLLSGLHSYGALG from the coding sequence ATGGATAGTTCGGTGCTCTTTGGTATAGCAACTATTGGATATATGCTCTCGATGGTTGCATATATTTCATACCTGGTCTTCAGGAAGAGAGGGATAGGGGTGGTTGCCACAGGTATAACTGTGGCGAGTTTTGTGGCTCAGACCGCTGCGTTTCTGATGAGATGGGTTGAGGGTTATGAAATGGGGTTGAGGAGTTTCTGGCGGCCGCCTGTCTCAAACCTCTATGAATCCCTTATATTTTTTGTCTGGTGCCTCATCCTTGGTTATCTTGTTATTGAGTTTAAATACAGGAACCGCTCCTTCGGTGCCTTTATAACCCCTGTGGCAGGCCTGGCGCTGGCCTTTATAGAGATGACAGGCATGTCTAAGGAGATACAGCCACTCATGCCCGCGCTTCAGAGCAACTGGCTGCTTGCACATGTCACGATGAGCTTTATTGCCTATGCCGCATTCGGCCTATCCTTTGGCACGGCACTTATGTACCTGATAGAGAAGACTGAAGAAAGGACCGAGCCGGCCTATATCTTCTGGACGGTTTCACTTGGCGTCCTCATTGTCCTGCTTTCAGCCATGGGTCTTGATTTCATTAAGTATCACGTTCTGGCTACTAATTCCGAGGTAATAAAGAGCTACCTCTTCAGGGCAACCTTCAAGAGCGCTTCAGCTGCGGTGTCACTGACAAGCTGGATCGGGTCCGTAGTTATTATTGCCCTGGTCTGGAGATACGGCTATCTGTTAAAGAGGATAGTGGCTGCCTTCAGTATAACCACTGATCTGCTCGATGAACTGACGTATAAGACTATAGCTGTAGGCTTTCCCATATTTACCCTCGGTGGGCTCATCTTTGGTGCCATCTGGGCTGATCAGGCCTGGGGTGTATACTGGAGCTGGGACCCGAAGGAGACGTGGTCACTCATTACATGGTTTGTTTATGCCTTTTACCTGCATGCCCGCCTTATGAGGGGCTGGAAGGGGCGGAAGGTGGCAGTGGTTGCGGTTGTGGGTTTTGTTACCGTGGTTTTTACATATCTCGGTGTTAATCTGTTACTGTCCGGTCTTCACAGTTATGGAGCCCTGGGATAG
- a CDS encoding cytochrome c biogenesis protein ResB, with protein MTERKKSFVDRIWDLFASIKLAVVLFFLIALSSIVGTVIEQGGEPEKNLILLKRLFGDSLAPSAYRVFETLGFMDMYRSWWFVALLALFSANLIICSLDRLPRIWKLVSEPLKPLSPLMAMTVPIRKNVQLKGSPASIREKLVQVLKSLGFNAEESAMEDGGYQLYSQKGRYSRLGVYITHLSIIVIMLGAVIGVFFGFRGYLPIQEGYISDIAYARDDTEHKLGFAIRCDDFDVEFYDMSDMPKVYRSRLTVIRDGKEVLKKVVEVNSPLRYGGYTFYQSNYGMVPDAQGYFILKIRGSSGKAVTVNRMPGESFVIPGTEIVGTIRDFSPALAMDNSGKTFTYSDMMNNPAVYIEFSEGGKAKYAGWILRRFPATWRLPDGNMVELVDYWGVQYTGLQVRKDPGVWLVYLGSGIMTLGLYMAFFMSHRRIWVLVRSEGRHSTVTVLATASKNRPSFERKIERFIAGLSGEADG; from the coding sequence ATGACAGAACGGAAAAAGAGCTTTGTTGACCGGATATGGGATTTATTTGCATCGATAAAGCTTGCTGTCGTGCTCTTTTTCCTTATAGCCCTCTCTTCCATAGTTGGTACTGTTATTGAGCAGGGAGGAGAGCCTGAAAAGAACCTGATACTCCTGAAGCGGCTCTTCGGAGACTCCCTTGCCCCTTCAGCATACAGGGTTTTCGAGACCCTCGGTTTTATGGATATGTACCGTTCGTGGTGGTTCGTGGCCCTTCTTGCCCTCTTTTCAGCAAACCTCATTATATGCTCTCTTGACAGGCTTCCCCGAATATGGAAACTCGTCAGCGAACCGCTGAAGCCGCTCTCTCCACTGATGGCCATGACCGTTCCCATACGAAAGAACGTACAGCTAAAGGGGTCCCCCGCGTCTATAAGGGAAAAACTCGTGCAGGTGCTTAAATCCCTGGGGTTCAATGCTGAAGAGAGTGCCATGGAGGACGGAGGTTACCAGCTCTATTCACAGAAGGGTAGGTACTCAAGGCTCGGTGTCTATATAACACACCTCAGCATCATCGTCATTATGCTGGGTGCGGTGATAGGAGTATTCTTTGGCTTCAGGGGTTATTTGCCCATTCAGGAGGGCTATATCTCTGATATTGCATATGCAAGGGATGATACCGAGCATAAGCTTGGCTTTGCCATCAGGTGTGATGACTTTGATGTTGAGTTCTATGATATGTCGGATATGCCGAAGGTTTACAGAAGCCGCCTTACTGTTATCAGGGACGGAAAAGAGGTCCTGAAAAAGGTTGTGGAGGTTAACTCTCCACTAAGGTATGGGGGGTATACTTTTTACCAGTCGAATTATGGAATGGTTCCCGATGCACAGGGATATTTTATTCTGAAAATCAGGGGCAGCAGTGGCAAGGCAGTGACCGTTAACAGGATGCCCGGTGAGTCCTTTGTCATACCAGGCACAGAGATTGTTGGCACAATCAGGGACTTCAGTCCTGCCCTTGCCATGGATAATTCAGGGAAGACCTTTACGTATTCGGATATGATGAACAACCCTGCCGTCTACATAGAATTTTCAGAGGGGGGCAAGGCAAAGTATGCAGGGTGGATACTGAGGCGCTTTCCTGCAACGTGGCGTCTCCCTGACGGCAATATGGTAGAGCTTGTAGACTACTGGGGGGTTCAATATACGGGATTGCAGGTCAGAAAGGACCCCGGCGTGTGGCTGGTCTATCTTGGAAGTGGTATAATGACTCTGGGCCTTTACATGGCCTTTTTCATGAGCCACAGGAGGATTTGGGTCCTGGTCAGAAGCGAGGGCAGGCACAGTACGGTCACAGTGCTTGCCACAGCAAGCAAGAACAGACCGTCCTTTGAAAGAAAGATCGAGAGGTTTATAGCGGGCCTGTCAGGAGAAGCAGATGGATAG
- a CDS encoding cell division protein ZapA has translation MGSVEVNILGQRYRIKGDASDEHIQELARFVDERIREIYDKGPNTVPLKAAILAALDIADELYRYRKEQEDLTKGIEKKTEQLVRLFD, from the coding sequence ATGGGCAGTGTTGAGGTAAACATACTGGGGCAACGATACAGGATTAAGGGTGACGCTTCTGATGAGCATATCCAGGAACTTGCCCGGTTCGTTGACGAAAGAATCAGGGAGATTTACGATAAAGGGCCAAACACCGTACCTCTTAAGGCTGCAATACTGGCAGCACTGGATATAGCTGACGAGCTTTACAGATACAGGAAGGAACAGGAAGACCTGACAAAGGGCATAGAGAAGAAGACTGAACAACTGGTGAGGCTTTTTGACTGA
- the zapB gene encoding cell division protein ZapB: MNSLFNDDKGVCRLETLRNLDEKIVSAIEKVRVLREEKISLENKVRELEALLNEKNVEIESLRTEKTSVKGQIEELLSELESIEL; encoded by the coding sequence ATGAATTCTTTATTTAATGACGATAAGGGGGTATGCAGATTGGAGACTTTGAGGAATCTTGACGAGAAGATAGTATCGGCTATTGAGAAGGTAAGGGTTTTGAGAGAAGAGAAGATATCTCTTGAGAACAAAGTGAGAGAACTCGAAGCGTTGCTGAATGAAAAGAATGTGGAGATCGAGAGTCTCAGAACGGAAAAAACGTCTGTAAAGGGACAGATCGAGGAGTTGCTCAGCGAACTGGAAAGCATAGAGCTGTAG
- a CDS encoding UPF0158 family protein, whose translation MNKNIPVNYNEIQKAMEDVKRDWFDYFLDLETFKVVVLSVGDLNEALMTLYGKTSPDYEKDVVFDSEVNLDAELPDSSEDALDIALSVLMDEERYLRIPERSAEEAFNVMNSFIDTVADPELRDSLRSALDGAGSFKRFKDALLSDRKERKRWHGYNAKAMKRVIAGWLKREAGERKLNRKTES comes from the coding sequence ATGAACAAGAATATCCCGGTAAATTATAATGAAATTCAGAAGGCTATGGAGGACGTAAAGAGGGACTGGTTCGACTATTTTCTCGATTTAGAGACCTTCAAGGTGGTTGTCCTTTCAGTTGGCGACTTAAACGAGGCATTGATGACACTATACGGCAAGACCTCACCGGATTATGAAAAAGATGTAGTCTTTGACAGCGAGGTGAATCTTGATGCAGAACTTCCTGATTCATCTGAGGATGCCCTGGATATTGCACTCTCAGTATTGATGGATGAGGAGAGGTATCTCCGTATACCTGAGAGGAGCGCTGAGGAGGCGTTTAATGTAATGAATAGCTTTATAGATACAGTGGCAGACCCGGAGTTGAGGGACTCCCTCCGGAGCGCCCTTGACGGCGCCGGTTCGTTCAAGCGGTTCAAGGATGCCCTGTTATCTGACAGGAAAGAGCGTAAGCGCTGGCATGGTTATAATGCAAAGGCAATGAAGAGGGTGATAGCCGGATGGCTTAAAAGGGAGGCTGGGGAGCGGAAATTGAACAGAAAAACCGAATCATGA
- a CDS encoding DUF2301 domain-containing membrane protein, whose protein sequence is MGEKTVFQPLSSKDRRSVILYRTGIVLSAILLVLGAFLFIRDYAGGDWQKPGSSLRGYGVTFYILALYLAVGMSVFFIHLYIAKFRKFLKRLYYVSLAALLIPLVAGNGDIGSVIFGTGYGPLFLLPLSGCLGFITAKEAFCFRLNEGYLLAIIMPIYILLLSVRVMSPRGAAFGLILIAGLMVLFTIRKVPMPMHFDIGDKSAYEP, encoded by the coding sequence ATGGGAGAAAAAACAGTTTTTCAGCCACTCAGCAGCAAGGACAGGAGGTCTGTAATACTTTACAGGACAGGCATAGTCCTGTCTGCAATACTCCTTGTCCTTGGAGCCTTTCTCTTCATCAGGGACTATGCAGGCGGGGACTGGCAGAAGCCGGGTTCATCCCTGCGGGGATATGGTGTCACTTTCTACATACTCGCACTCTATCTTGCAGTTGGCATGAGCGTCTTTTTCATCCACCTTTACATTGCAAAGTTCAGGAAATTCCTTAAGAGACTGTATTACGTCTCGCTTGCTGCTCTGCTTATCCCCCTCGTTGCAGGCAATGGCGATATAGGTTCCGTGATCTTCGGCACCGGCTACGGCCCCCTATTCCTGCTACCCCTTTCCGGATGTCTTGGTTTTATTACGGCAAAAGAAGCATTCTGCTTCAGGCTGAACGAGGGCTACCTCCTGGCCATCATCATGCCGATATATATCCTGCTCCTCTCTGTAAGAGTCATGAGCCCCCGGGGGGCTGCTTTCGGGCTTATTCTGATAGCCGGACTTATGGTGCTCTTTACAATAAGAAAGGTCCCGATGCCCATGCACTTTGATATAGGTGACAAGTCTGCATATGAGCCATAG
- a CDS encoding TPM domain-containing protein, which yields MTSIRRSIVLSLITLLCLTSVSWASTPKPPATPRNYVVDLAGIIRDDVERKMDNYLRELEQKTTAQMIVLTVQSLDGESIDGFSLRIAEKWKLGQKDKDNGVLFTVASKDRKYRFEIGYGLEGILPDSLVGSIGRQYLVPYFRKGDYSTGIYAAVVAVAQEIAGSKGVTITGMPTVRVSGNRAGKKMGLPGIILTAVFLIFAVILFIKNPRLFLLLLLFSGGGRRGGWSGGGGFGGGGGGGFGGGGASGGW from the coding sequence ATGACCTCCATACGTAGAAGCATAGTCCTGTCCCTCATCACGCTGCTCTGTCTGACCTCAGTCTCCTGGGCATCCACGCCAAAACCTCCGGCAACGCCACGAAACTATGTGGTTGACCTTGCAGGCATTATCAGGGATGACGTGGAGAGAAAGATGGATAACTATCTCAGGGAGCTCGAGCAGAAGACTACAGCCCAGATGATTGTACTGACTGTCCAGAGCCTTGACGGAGAGAGCATTGACGGCTTTTCCCTCAGGATAGCGGAAAAATGGAAACTCGGACAGAAGGACAAGGACAACGGTGTCCTCTTCACCGTTGCATCCAAGGACAGGAAATACCGCTTTGAGATCGGATACGGACTCGAGGGCATACTGCCGGACAGCCTTGTGGGCTCCATCGGCAGGCAATACTTAGTCCCGTATTTCAGAAAAGGGGATTATTCTACAGGCATATATGCCGCTGTTGTTGCAGTGGCCCAGGAGATCGCAGGCAGCAAGGGCGTTACGATAACAGGAATGCCCACGGTCAGGGTTTCAGGTAACAGGGCCGGCAAGAAGATGGGTCTGCCCGGTATAATACTGACTGCCGTCTTTCTTATCTTTGCCGTCATACTCTTTATAAAAAACCCCAGGCTCTTTCTGCTCCTCCTTCTTTTTTCAGGTGGTGGCCGCAGAGGGGGATGGTCAGGCGGAGGGGGTTTTGGCGGCGGCGGTGGCGGCGGCTTTGGCGGTGGCGGGGCCTCGGGGGGATGGTAG
- a CDS encoding LemA family protein, translating into MNKGLKIFLIVLTIFLLSASAVVGWGIAQYNRVITMDEQVTAQWAQVENQLKRRYDLIPNLIETVKGYAKHEKELFENIAEARTKYFQAKTVGQKIQASRGLEGALSRLLLLKESYPQLKANESFLKLQDSLEGTENRIAVERKRYNDAVRALNTYRRTVFGRFFASLAGVGEAQYYEVPTAQKETPKVKF; encoded by the coding sequence ATGAATAAGGGATTAAAGATATTTCTGATAGTACTTACAATCTTTCTGCTCTCTGCATCAGCTGTTGTTGGTTGGGGGATTGCACAGTACAACAGGGTGATTACCATGGATGAACAGGTCACGGCACAGTGGGCCCAGGTTGAAAATCAGCTCAAGAGGCGGTATGACCTGATCCCCAATCTCATTGAGACAGTGAAGGGATATGCAAAACACGAAAAGGAGCTCTTCGAGAATATAGCAGAGGCGAGAACCAAGTATTTTCAGGCCAAGACCGTTGGACAGAAGATTCAGGCCTCCCGCGGGCTTGAAGGTGCACTTTCAAGGTTACTCCTTCTCAAAGAGAGCTATCCGCAACTGAAGGCCAATGAGTCCTTCCTTAAGTTGCAGGACAGTCTTGAAGGAACGGAGAACAGGATTGCTGTTGAGAGGAAACGTTACAATGACGCTGTCCGTGCCCTTAATACATACAGGCGGACTGTATTTGGAAGGTTCTTTGCCTCTCTGGCAGGAGTGGGCGAGGCACAGTATTATGAGGTTCCCACTGCCCAGAAGGAGACACCCAAGGTAAAGTTCTGA
- a CDS encoding 1,4-dihydroxy-6-naphthoate synthase, giving the protein MSQEVSLGFSTCPNDTFIFHPIVHGKIDTGEIVFRERLGDVEELNQMALRGELDVTKVSCHALGHLLKDYCLLRSGGALGKGCGPLVVAREKIGIEELKGKRIAIPGRLTTAFLLLCLYDPEFEGHAIPMPFHRIMESVKTGEADAGLIIHEGRFTYPMYGLTEVMDLGKWWEEGTGLPIPLGGIVARRSLGKEMTGRIERLISEGIKYSRSHPEEPVKYIRLHAQEMSDRVIRQHIELYVNEFSTDVGEEGQKAVETLIVKARKKGLLPETTIPVFC; this is encoded by the coding sequence ATGAGTCAGGAGGTGTCGCTCGGTTTTTCGACATGCCCCAATGATACGTTTATCTTCCACCCCATAGTCCACGGGAAGATAGATACAGGAGAGATTGTCTTCAGGGAGAGGCTCGGGGATGTGGAGGAACTCAACCAGATGGCCCTGAGGGGAGAGCTTGACGTAACAAAGGTCTCCTGCCATGCGCTTGGCCATCTGCTTAAAGACTATTGTCTCCTGCGTTCAGGGGGTGCCCTTGGGAAGGGATGTGGTCCCCTCGTGGTTGCCCGGGAAAAGATAGGGATAGAGGAGCTTAAGGGCAAAAGGATAGCCATACCGGGAAGACTGACAACCGCCTTCCTGCTGCTCTGCCTCTACGACCCTGAATTTGAAGGTCACGCGATACCCATGCCTTTTCATCGCATTATGGAGAGTGTCAAGACCGGAGAAGCCGATGCCGGGCTCATAATCCATGAGGGACGGTTTACCTATCCCATGTATGGATTGACAGAGGTAATGGATTTAGGGAAGTGGTGGGAGGAGGGAACAGGTCTGCCCATCCCCCTTGGAGGGATTGTTGCCAGGAGGAGTCTCGGCAAGGAGATGACAGGAAGGATTGAACGCCTCATTTCAGAGGGAATAAAATACTCCAGGTCTCATCCGGAGGAGCCGGTGAAATACATCAGGCTGCATGCACAGGAGATGTCCGACAGGGTAATAAGGCAACACATTGAACTCTACGTCAATGAGTTCAGTACAGATGTCGGGGAAGAAGGTCAAAAGGCGGTTGAGACCCTCATTGTCAAGGCCCGAAAGAAAGGGCTCCTGCCTGAAACAACCATACCTGTGTTCTGTTAA
- a CDS encoding archaemetzincin family Zn-dependent metalloprotease produces MWFQEAERLFILPVAKIQWWLLSEVKEELGEVFGKETIIADEMPPPVEVLNRDRGQIYSTGLIEAIANRCYNGMVLGIIDFDLFVPSLNFVFGEADPAEGVAVVSITRLKEEFYGRGADQGLLLQRTLKEAIHEMGHLYSLKHCPDPRCVMHFSNSIEETDRKSKEFCPVCIKILRNL; encoded by the coding sequence ATGTGGTTTCAGGAAGCAGAAAGGCTATTTATACTCCCTGTAGCCAAGATACAGTGGTGGCTCCTGAGTGAGGTCAAGGAGGAGCTCGGGGAAGTCTTTGGCAAGGAAACCATTATAGCAGACGAGATGCCCCCCCCTGTTGAGGTATTAAACAGGGACAGGGGCCAGATCTACTCAACAGGTTTAATCGAGGCTATTGCGAACAGGTGCTATAATGGAATGGTTCTGGGAATAATAGATTTCGACCTTTTTGTACCAAGCCTCAATTTTGTCTTTGGCGAGGCAGACCCCGCAGAGGGGGTTGCCGTAGTATCGATTACAAGGCTGAAAGAGGAGTTCTACGGCAGGGGGGCTGATCAAGGGCTGCTGCTGCAAAGGACACTAAAAGAGGCAATCCATGAAATGGGCCATCTCTACAGTCTCAAGCACTGCCCCGACCCGCGATGTGTAATGCATTTTTCCAACTCTATCGAAGAAACCGACAGAAAATCAAAGGAATTCTGTCCTGTTTGCATCAAGATTTTGAGGAATCTTTGA
- a CDS encoding glycosyltransferase family 39 protein, with protein sequence MSGIENLLDHKLFFFINRSLSNPLFDTFMPFITDRALALLLPVVFFIFWQDRKKALLAIILGLSALALSDGLSNILKHYFERPRPFVNLTDIMVLAGRGKSFSMPSAHAANTASVATVLIYMLSTLRSGRASLSSSASSLITILSGYLVVVASTIAFSRVYIGVHYPSDVLAGMAIGILTGLFIILVFVKTEKYYKIAPYPTVLGVVLLVMSLFRIYYIFVGPLDLSPDEAQYWDWSRRLDLSYYSKGPAIAYIIAIGKTFLGNTEIGIRLPAVFFSLFSSLVLYQMGRDMMKREAPEGSDMPEVAGLLSALLIQIVPLFSTYGIVMTIDSPFIFFWTISLYLFYLAQKDWPETGKTRLLYWALAGLTVGIGLLVKYTMSFFYLSAFLYLITDRKRRGLLAHPGPWLSFLISILCFVPVLIWNSQHNWVTFLHTAGQAHLADGFKLTTGRFLEFIGSQLGVVSPVFFVFILISLFVLRKKNSDGSLLFWFSIPILLFFSLKSLQGKVQANWALPAYIAGFISLSIYTVRYWHGFRKSVRALLVAGALISIAITAVAHYPSAISLPLKMDPTARLRGWNELGKEVGKIADEMKAPYFIFSDRYQVTSELAFYVRGNPVTYNVNLGRRMNQYDLWPGFYDLKGYNAIFVMTGDNPLPKRIGRAFERCDKRLYTVREETRVLRDYSIFECYGFKGMERKAADNF encoded by the coding sequence ATGAGCGGCATAGAGAATCTCCTCGACCATAAGTTATTCTTTTTTATCAACAGGTCCCTCTCAAATCCACTCTTTGACACATTTATGCCGTTCATCACTGACAGGGCTTTAGCTCTGTTACTCCCTGTTGTTTTTTTTATCTTCTGGCAGGACAGAAAGAAGGCCCTACTTGCGATAATCCTCGGCCTTTCAGCCCTTGCACTCTCGGACGGGCTTTCAAACATCCTGAAGCATTACTTTGAGCGTCCCCGACCCTTTGTAAACCTGACGGATATCATGGTGCTGGCTGGCAGGGGAAAGTCCTTTTCAATGCCCTCAGCCCATGCCGCCAATACAGCCTCTGTCGCCACGGTACTGATCTACATGTTATCAACGCTGCGTTCAGGAAGGGCCTCATTATCTTCATCTGCCTCCTCCCTTATCACTATCCTGAGTGGATACCTTGTTGTTGTGGCCTCCACCATTGCATTTTCAAGGGTATACATAGGTGTGCACTATCCATCGGATGTGCTTGCAGGCATGGCTATAGGCATCCTGACAGGCCTGTTTATAATCCTCGTCTTTGTAAAAACAGAGAAATACTATAAAATCGCCCCTTATCCGACTGTGCTCGGCGTTGTGCTACTGGTGATGAGCCTGTTCCGGATTTACTATATCTTCGTGGGTCCACTTGACCTCAGCCCTGACGAGGCACAGTACTGGGACTGGTCACGAAGGCTCGATCTGAGCTATTACTCCAAGGGGCCTGCAATAGCCTACATTATTGCCATAGGAAAGACATTCCTGGGAAATACGGAGATAGGGATAAGGCTCCCGGCGGTCTTCTTCAGTCTTTTCAGCAGCCTGGTGCTTTATCAGATGGGCAGGGATATGATGAAGAGGGAAGCACCTGAAGGCTCAGACATGCCGGAGGTTGCAGGGCTCCTCTCAGCACTGCTGATACAGATAGTTCCCCTGTTTTCAACATACGGGATAGTGATGACCATTGATTCACCCTTTATATTCTTCTGGACCATCTCCCTATACCTCTTCTATCTTGCACAGAAAGACTGGCCCGAAACAGGAAAGACAAGGCTCCTGTACTGGGCCCTGGCAGGGCTGACTGTCGGCATAGGCCTGCTGGTAAAATATACAATGTCATTTTTCTATCTTTCGGCCTTTCTCTATCTCATCACGGACAGGAAGAGGAGGGGACTCCTTGCGCATCCAGGGCCATGGCTGTCGTTTCTCATAAGCATTTTATGTTTTGTCCCTGTACTGATCTGGAATTCACAACACAACTGGGTCACTTTTCTGCATACAGCCGGTCAGGCCCACCTTGCTGACGGCTTCAAGCTAACCACAGGACGTTTCCTTGAATTCATCGGCTCTCAATTAGGAGTGGTTTCCCCTGTTTTCTTCGTATTTATACTTATCAGCCTATTTGTCCTCAGAAAGAAGAATTCAGACGGAAGCCTTCTCTTCTGGTTTTCCATCCCGATTCTCCTCTTTTTCTCTCTGAAAAGCCTGCAGGGCAAGGTGCAGGCAAACTGGGCACTTCCGGCATACATTGCAGGGTTTATCTCCCTTAGCATCTATACAGTAAGATACTGGCATGGATTCAGGAAATCCGTCAGGGCCTTACTTGTAGCCGGAGCCTTGATATCCATCGCCATTACTGCAGTAGCCCATTACCCTTCGGCCATTAGCCTTCCCCTCAAGATGGACCCGACGGCAAGGCTCAGGGGCTGGAACGAACTGGGAAAAGAGGTCGGCAAAATCGCTGACGAGATGAAAGCCCCATACTTTATATTTTCCGACAGATACCAGGTTACCTCGGAGCTCGCCTTCTATGTGCGGGGAAACCCTGTAACATACAATGTAAACCTCGGCAGGAGGATGAACCAGTACGATCTCTGGCCCGGGTTTTACGACCTGAAGGGATACAATGCCATATTTGTAATGACGGGAGACAACCCCCTGCCCAAAAGGATAGGCCGCGCCTTTGAAAGATGCGACAAGAGGCTATATACCGTAAGAGAGGAGACAAGGGTATTGAGGGATTACAGCATCTTCGAATGCTATGGATTCAAGGGGATGGAGAGAAAGGCAGCGGATAATTTTTGA